From Rudanella lutea DSM 19387, a single genomic window includes:
- the lipA gene encoding lipoyl synthase: MIELPVIPSTEQRKKRPDWLRVKLPVGPEYAKVRKLVDTYKLHTICESGNCPNMGECWGAGTATFMILGNVCTRSCTFCAVATGRPNEYDTDEPRRVAEAIVLMKVKHAVITSVNRDELKDRGAEIWYQTVRAVKEASPTTTIETLIPDVKSNWDALIRMIEAGQEVVSHNMETVERLYRRVRPQARYERSLEQIRRTKEYGQRTKTGIMLGLGETTDEVHKAMDDLAENGLDILTLGQYLQPTKMHHEVIEWITPEQFDRYREEGLRRGLKYVESGPLVRSSYHAERHVLV, encoded by the coding sequence ATGATCGAACTACCCGTTATCCCCTCCACCGAGCAACGCAAAAAGCGGCCCGACTGGCTGCGCGTGAAGTTGCCGGTTGGCCCCGAATACGCCAAAGTCCGCAAACTTGTCGATACTTATAAGCTCCATACCATCTGCGAATCAGGCAACTGCCCCAACATGGGCGAGTGCTGGGGCGCCGGCACGGCAACCTTCATGATTCTGGGAAATGTGTGTACCCGGAGCTGTACCTTTTGCGCCGTGGCCACCGGTCGGCCCAACGAATACGATACCGACGAACCCCGGCGCGTAGCCGAGGCCATCGTTTTGATGAAAGTCAAACATGCCGTGATTACCTCCGTAAACCGCGATGAGTTGAAAGACCGCGGGGCCGAAATCTGGTACCAAACCGTGCGGGCGGTGAAAGAAGCCTCGCCCACTACAACCATCGAAACGCTCATTCCTGATGTAAAAAGCAACTGGGATGCGCTCATTCGGATGATTGAGGCCGGTCAGGAGGTGGTGTCGCACAACATGGAAACGGTGGAGCGGCTCTACCGGCGCGTGCGGCCGCAAGCCCGCTACGAGCGTAGCCTGGAGCAGATTCGGCGGACCAAAGAGTACGGCCAACGCACCAAAACCGGCATTATGCTCGGCCTGGGCGAAACCACCGACGAAGTGCACAAGGCCATGGATGACCTGGCCGAAAACGGACTGGACATCCTGACGCTGGGTCAGTACCTGCAGCCCACCAAGATGCACCACGAGGTGATCGAATGGATTACGCCCGAGCAGTTTGACCGCTACCGCGAAGAAGGCCTGCGCCGGGGTCTCAAGTACGTAGAGTCGGGACCGTTGGTACGGTCGAGCTACCACGCCGAACGGCACGTGCTGGTGTAG
- a CDS encoding OsmC family protein, which produces MPTIHIDYTGDLRTECTHVQSGTRIHTDAPTDNQGRGEAFSPTDLVANALGTCILTTMAIFARRDGIELKGSSMDVTKVMSAEPPRRIAAIQVDLTLRAENADGPFMPDDETRARLERIAHTCPVAISLHPDLRQEVTIRWATAQPV; this is translated from the coding sequence ATGCCAACGATTCACATTGATTATACGGGCGATCTACGCACCGAATGCACACATGTACAGTCTGGTACACGTATCCATACCGATGCGCCTACCGACAATCAGGGTCGGGGTGAGGCCTTTTCGCCTACCGATTTGGTGGCCAACGCTTTAGGGACTTGTATTCTGACAACAATGGCCATTTTTGCCCGTCGGGATGGGATTGAACTGAAAGGGAGTTCGATGGATGTAACGAAGGTAATGAGCGCTGAGCCGCCCCGCCGGATTGCGGCTATCCAGGTCGATCTGACCCTGCGGGCCGAGAACGCCGATGGTCCTTTTATGCCCGACGACGAAACCCGCGCCCGGCTCGAACGCATTGCCCATACCTGCCCGGTGGCCATTAGTCTGCACCCTGATTTACGGCAGGAGGTGACCATTCGGTGGGCTACTGCCCAACCCGTTTGA
- a CDS encoding 2'-5' RNA ligase family protein, with the protein MKKQTRKLEPPSSTYLLAVLPPSTIQDEVTAFKQQALERFKTGHALTAPPHITLLPPFRSSRTDFSILHEFAAQQSPIDIQLKGFDRFDQRVIFVDVAPNEYLTSLQKNLELYAHYHLGIEPEYRPFRPHMTVAFKDLKRPAFPEAWAYFAEQPYDRSFTADAICMLKHNGSTWDVVEQWSLSNN; encoded by the coding sequence ATGAAAAAGCAAACTCGTAAACTGGAACCTCCCAGTAGCACGTACCTATTGGCGGTACTGCCGCCGTCGACGATTCAGGACGAAGTGACGGCATTTAAGCAACAGGCGCTGGAACGTTTCAAAACGGGTCATGCCCTCACGGCTCCGCCCCATATCACCTTGTTACCTCCATTTCGGAGTAGTCGAACTGATTTTTCAATTTTGCACGAATTTGCCGCTCAGCAATCGCCGATTGATATTCAGCTTAAGGGCTTCGACCGGTTCGATCAGCGGGTGATTTTTGTGGATGTTGCCCCCAATGAGTACCTGACGAGTTTACAAAAAAACCTGGAGTTGTACGCACACTATCATTTGGGGATTGAGCCGGAGTATCGGCCTTTCCGCCCGCACATGACTGTGGCATTCAAAGACCTGAAACGGCCTGCCTTCCCCGAAGCGTGGGCCTATTTTGCTGAGCAACCGTACGACCGGTCGTTTACGGCCGACGCTATATGTATGCTCAAACACAACGGCTCAACCTGGGACGTTGTGGAGCAATGGTCGCTCAGTAACAACTAG
- a CDS encoding DUF2490 domain-containing protein produces MRQLFLITLFFLTSFLAQAQVQKRVTDEEQAWVGYLNQTRLTNKTGLWAEVHLRRTDFLQRWNQQLLRAGLTYYAADNIRLTAGYAFISSYLSPSGVIRPEHRPWQQIWWSGHAGKFFLTQWVRAEQRFNHRVQGDQLADGYGFNWRMRYNLLLQMPLAGKTIRPGVVNAVVQNELFVNAGKQITYNYFDQNRFFVGLSYPIRKNLILQGGYMNLYQQTAAGNSFVNNHVARLFLFHTLDLRAPAE; encoded by the coding sequence ATGCGGCAGTTATTCCTGATTACGTTGTTTTTTCTCACCTCGTTTCTGGCTCAGGCGCAGGTTCAGAAACGGGTTACAGACGAAGAACAGGCCTGGGTCGGCTACCTGAATCAGACCCGACTCACCAACAAAACAGGCCTTTGGGCCGAGGTACACCTCCGCCGGACCGACTTTCTGCAACGCTGGAATCAGCAGCTGCTCCGGGCGGGCCTCACGTATTACGCAGCCGACAATATCCGACTGACTGCGGGTTATGCTTTCATCAGCTCGTACCTGTCGCCAAGTGGGGTTATTCGCCCCGAACATCGTCCGTGGCAGCAAATCTGGTGGTCGGGCCATGCTGGCAAATTCTTTCTGACCCAGTGGGTACGGGCCGAGCAGCGATTCAACCACCGGGTGCAGGGCGATCAGTTGGCCGATGGGTATGGATTCAACTGGCGAATGCGCTACAATCTGCTCCTGCAAATGCCCCTGGCCGGTAAAACCATTCGGCCGGGCGTGGTGAACGCGGTGGTTCAGAACGAACTTTTTGTCAATGCAGGCAAACAGATCACCTACAACTATTTCGACCAGAACCGCTTTTTTGTAGGGTTATCGTACCCCATTCGCAAGAACCTGATTTTGCAGGGCGGCTACATGAATTTGTATCAGCAAACAGCCGCTGGCAATAGCTTTGTGAATAATCACGTAGCGCGTCTGTTTCTCTTTCATACCCTTGATTTACGCGCCCCGGCCGAGTAA
- a CDS encoding rhomboid family intramembrane serine protease, translating to MTNDNLTDPYDNRTPDNQDHAQATSGSSPLDLFKPAPDYRVTPILLWINIGLFALMALTGVDVMQPSSEGLIRWGANFTPLTLDGQPWRLLTCCFIHIGILHLVFNMYALMQIGPILEPLLGSVQFGVTYVVTGLMGSVASLWWHDIIVSAGASGAIFGLYGVFLALLTTNWLPAEVRNGMLKSIALFVGFNLMLGMSAGIDNAAHIGGLLSGLLTGYTYYLFMLRAGRSANQPLVPLLFPAALVLAMAVLVYAYTDNPMAKYEKIMERFGELERQAMDSFKLPPNTPAKGVADALSERGIPAWQEAIRTLQQADSLELSESLDRRTALLKRYSQLRLNNFQLLQKSLRDTTHAYDTQIEATERQINEVMKQLKASR from the coding sequence ATGACAAACGACAACCTAACCGACCCTTACGACAACCGCACGCCCGATAATCAGGACCATGCACAGGCAACATCAGGCAGTAGCCCCCTGGACCTGTTCAAACCCGCGCCCGATTATCGGGTAACCCCCATTCTACTGTGGATCAACATCGGCCTGTTTGCGTTGATGGCGCTGACGGGTGTGGATGTGATGCAACCCTCAAGCGAGGGCCTGATTCGCTGGGGAGCCAATTTTACCCCCCTCACCCTCGATGGTCAACCGTGGCGGTTGCTCACCTGCTGCTTTATTCACATCGGTATTCTGCACCTGGTGTTCAATATGTACGCGCTGATGCAGATTGGCCCGATTCTGGAGCCCTTGCTGGGGAGTGTGCAGTTTGGCGTGACGTATGTGGTCACGGGTCTGATGGGTAGCGTAGCCAGCCTCTGGTGGCACGACATTATTGTCAGCGCGGGGGCATCCGGGGCAATTTTTGGATTGTACGGCGTATTTCTGGCCTTACTCACCACCAATTGGCTACCGGCCGAAGTACGCAACGGAATGCTCAAAAGCATTGCCCTGTTTGTGGGGTTCAACCTGATGCTGGGCATGAGTGCCGGTATCGATAATGCGGCTCATATTGGTGGTCTGCTCTCGGGTTTGCTCACGGGCTACACCTACTACCTGTTCATGTTACGGGCGGGCCGCTCGGCCAACCAACCGCTCGTGCCGTTGCTGTTTCCGGCCGCTCTGGTGCTGGCCATGGCCGTGCTGGTGTACGCCTATACCGACAACCCGATGGCCAAATACGAGAAAATTATGGAGCGGTTCGGGGAGCTGGAACGGCAGGCAATGGACTCGTTTAAACTGCCGCCCAACACGCCCGCCAAAGGCGTAGCCGATGCCTTGAGCGAGCGGGGTATTCCGGCCTGGCAAGAAGCCATTCGGACCCTGCAGCAAGCCGATTCTCTGGAGCTTTCGGAGTCCCTCGACCGGCGCACAGCCTTGCTCAAAAGGTATAGTCAGTTACGCCTGAACAACTTCCAGCTCCTGCAAAAATCACTGCGCGACACTACCCATGCGTACGATACCCAGATCGAAGCCACCGAGCGGCAGATCAACGAGGTGATGAAGCAACTCAAGGCCAGCCGCTAA
- a CDS encoding sugar phosphate isomerase/epimerase family protein — protein MEHAQSRRRFLGTTAALVSGAIVGSQKLFGAPALIRSLRESSSLINGVQIGVITYSYRDMPDQSAEATLKYVLDSGISAIELMGGPAESFAGAPKNTVDMRSVFPLMRKRRENQTLTDDEQKTLTEAEAQMKAYRAEVAKWRLSVPMSKFEQVRKMYNAAGVSIYGFKPDAFGMQNSDAEIDYGMRAAKALGANQVTLEHPANDAHTLKLGQMAAKHGIRVGYHGHEQQTPTFWDTALAQSPGNAMNFDLGHYIAAGQPDPLGLIQRRHDRISSMHIKDRQGPANGKKNLPWGQGDTPLTQVLGLMREQKYTFPATVELEYQIPAGSNAVAEVKKCMEFCRKILS, from the coding sequence ATGGAACATGCTCAATCTCGCCGTCGCTTTCTGGGAACGACGGCCGCTCTCGTGTCGGGAGCCATCGTAGGAAGCCAAAAACTGTTTGGGGCACCCGCCCTGATTCGGAGCCTCAGGGAGTCGAGCTCGCTCATCAACGGCGTGCAGATCGGCGTTATTACGTACTCGTACCGCGATATGCCCGATCAGAGTGCCGAGGCTACCCTCAAATATGTGCTCGACAGCGGAATCAGTGCGATTGAGCTGATGGGTGGCCCGGCCGAGTCGTTTGCGGGTGCGCCCAAAAACACGGTCGATATGCGGTCGGTGTTTCCGTTGATGCGCAAGCGTCGCGAGAATCAGACCCTCACGGACGATGAGCAAAAAACACTGACCGAAGCCGAAGCGCAAATGAAAGCCTACCGGGCCGAAGTGGCCAAATGGCGGCTGTCGGTGCCGATGAGCAAGTTTGAGCAGGTTCGGAAGATGTACAACGCGGCCGGGGTAAGCATTTATGGCTTCAAGCCCGATGCGTTTGGCATGCAAAACTCCGATGCCGAAATCGACTACGGTATGCGCGCAGCCAAGGCGCTGGGGGCCAATCAGGTGACGCTCGAACACCCGGCCAACGACGCTCACACGCTCAAGCTGGGTCAAATGGCGGCCAAACACGGGATTCGGGTGGGTTACCACGGCCACGAACAGCAAACACCTACATTCTGGGATACGGCCCTGGCACAGTCGCCGGGCAACGCCATGAACTTCGATCTAGGGCACTACATCGCGGCTGGTCAGCCCGACCCGCTGGGCCTGATTCAGCGTCGGCACGACCGCATTTCGAGCATGCACATCAAAGACCGGCAAGGACCTGCCAATGGCAAGAAAAACCTCCCCTGGGGGCAGGGCGATACGCCCCTGACGCAGGTGCTGGGCCTCATGCGCGAGCAGAAATACACGTTTCCGGCTACGGTTGAGCTGGAATACCAGATTCCGGCGGGTTCCAACGCCGTGGCGGAGGTGAAAAAATGTATGGAGTTTTGCCGGAAAATTCTGAGCTAA
- a CDS encoding ABC transporter ATP-binding protein has translation MLLTITNFRKVYHQTPILTVPSLQLPAGTYWFRGINGSGKSTFLRTIAGMLPFTGEIWLNEQYEINRHPVPYRLRVNYAEAEPLFPDFLSAYDIIQFVAKAKQATRTQVACLAEQLGVDAYWKTPTGTYSSGMQKKVALLMAFLGQPALILLDEPLTTIDDRAAQTLFGLIRERQAAGVSFGLASHQDVGQSALPIDRVFLVENGQLQSV, from the coding sequence ATGCTGCTGACGATTACAAATTTTCGGAAAGTCTACCACCAAACGCCTATTCTGACGGTGCCATCGCTCCAGTTACCGGCGGGTACGTACTGGTTTCGGGGGATCAACGGGTCGGGGAAAAGCACGTTTTTGCGGACAATAGCCGGTATGCTACCGTTTACCGGTGAGATTTGGCTGAACGAACAGTACGAGATCAACCGGCACCCGGTTCCTTACCGCTTGCGGGTCAACTACGCCGAAGCCGAACCCCTGTTCCCCGATTTTCTGTCGGCCTACGACATCATTCAGTTTGTGGCAAAAGCCAAACAGGCGACCCGTACACAGGTCGCCTGTTTGGCCGAACAACTCGGCGTTGATGCATACTGGAAAACGCCCACTGGTACGTATTCGAGCGGTATGCAGAAAAAAGTGGCCCTGCTGATGGCGTTTCTGGGTCAGCCCGCGCTGATTCTGCTCGACGAACCCCTAACTACCATCGATGACCGGGCCGCCCAAACCCTGTTTGGCCTCATCCGCGAACGGCAGGCCGCAGGCGTTTCGTTTGGGTTAGCCTCACACCAGGACGTCGGGCAGTCGGCCCTGCCCATCGACCGGGTTTTTCTGGTCGAAAATGGCCAGTTGCAATCGGTTTAG
- a CDS encoding MBL fold metallo-hydrolase yields MTRRFTRMMVVILVVVALLTAALFALLRLPVFGTDPAGTRLERIRQSPHYQDNAFQNREETSVESKESNVLKLLGGYWNRSPENEPKQPLPSVRTDLNALPDAQPTFVWFGHSSYLLRHNGFTLLMDPVFGGNASPVSFFGKSFPGSDAYGPADMPDIDVLVLSHDHYDHFDYTTIKALIPKVKQFVVALGVGAHLEHWGVPANRITELDWFETTTVQDGIQLTATPARHFSGRSLARGRTLWASYVLQLPGYRLFLGGDSGYDKTFAQLGAQYGPFDLAILECGQYNALWPSIHMFPEEVVQAGQDLNAKAILPVHWGKFALAYHAWTEPVERFSKRAQAAGMPFATPQIGQPVVLGQPLPQTAWWRTVGTGQAQ; encoded by the coding sequence ATGACCCGCCGATTTACCCGCATGATGGTAGTTATTCTCGTTGTGGTGGCCTTACTGACTGCCGCCCTTTTTGCCCTGCTACGCCTACCCGTTTTTGGTACCGACCCGGCGGGCACCCGTCTGGAACGCATTCGTCAGTCGCCCCATTATCAGGATAATGCGTTTCAGAACCGGGAAGAAACCTCGGTGGAGAGCAAGGAGTCAAATGTCCTGAAACTGCTGGGTGGTTACTGGAACCGTTCGCCCGAAAACGAACCCAAACAGCCGCTGCCCTCGGTCCGAACCGACCTCAACGCCCTGCCCGACGCGCAACCCACGTTCGTCTGGTTTGGGCACTCTTCGTACCTGCTGCGGCACAACGGTTTCACGCTGTTGATGGACCCCGTTTTTGGTGGAAATGCCTCGCCGGTTTCGTTTTTTGGCAAGTCGTTTCCGGGGAGCGACGCCTACGGCCCGGCCGACATGCCCGACATCGATGTACTGGTGTTATCGCACGACCACTACGATCACTTCGACTACACGACTATCAAGGCCCTGATTCCGAAGGTGAAGCAGTTTGTGGTTGCGCTGGGCGTAGGGGCACACCTCGAACACTGGGGTGTACCCGCCAACCGAATCACCGAGCTCGACTGGTTCGAAACGACTACGGTACAGGATGGCATTCAGCTAACAGCTACCCCGGCGCGGCATTTTTCGGGTCGGTCGCTGGCGCGGGGTCGCACGCTCTGGGCGTCGTATGTGCTGCAACTACCCGGCTACCGCCTTTTTCTGGGTGGCGATTCGGGCTACGATAAAACCTTCGCTCAATTGGGCGCGCAGTATGGTCCCTTTGATCTGGCTATTCTCGAATGCGGACAGTACAACGCGTTGTGGCCCAGCATCCATATGTTTCCGGAAGAAGTGGTGCAGGCCGGGCAAGACCTGAACGCCAAAGCGATACTGCCCGTACACTGGGGTAAATTTGCCCTGGCCTACCACGCCTGGACCGAACCCGTTGAACGATTCTCCAAACGCGCACAGGCCGCCGGGATGCCTTTTGCAACCCCTCAAATTGGGCAGCCCGTAGTGCTGGGGCAACCGCTCCCCCAAACGGCCTGGTGGCGCACCGTTGGAACCGGTCAGGCTCAGTAA
- a CDS encoding TonB-dependent receptor, which produces MRILYVALVASASSVFAQDAPPQSYTLTQDTIRLNEVVVRAYESNRPLLQTAASVGLLSRRELTERFSAPTLVPALNTLPGVRADERSPGSYRLSIRGSLIRSPFGVRNVKVYWNDLPLTDAGGNTPLNALDVRALGGAEVLKGPAGSLYGANTGGAVLFSGQATPPGVSSVEVNGLAGSYGLGGGGVAIASGRENASLNLSYQNLGATGYRTHSALRRDNVQLTGQFRVSERRTVSVLGLFSDLNYQTPGGLTEAQYRLDPRQARPATRATPGSAEQQAAIYQKLGYLGLSQTYRFSERWQNTTALYATVTDFRNPFITNYERRADQGLGGRTVTRWQAVQKGVPTVITFGAELGHNFTISRNYGNRRGQIDTLQTDDELKALQWLGFAQIESSLPAGFLLTAGISRNEVRYQFTRFSNSPANEQRRAFDPVWLPRVALLKQLTDAISAFGSISTGYSAPTLQEIRPSDLVFNPRLAPERGTSYELGLRGSALAGRLQFDLAAYQFALRETIVRRTTDAGAETFTNAGRTEQRGLEALLSYQILKQSSPGNPVSLRAWNALTLTNYRYRDYRQGTADVSGKRVPGVAPTTNVSGLDLNTRFGLYAFLTYQFLNPFALNDANTATADPTRIATATVGFRRTLGPVTFDLFATGDNLLDQQYSLGYDLNAFGNRFYNASARRNFVGGVRASVRW; this is translated from the coding sequence ATGAGAATTTTATACGTCGCTCTCGTCGCTTCAGCAAGCAGCGTTTTCGCGCAGGACGCGCCCCCCCAATCGTACACCCTCACGCAAGACACTATCCGGCTCAACGAAGTGGTAGTGCGCGCCTACGAAAGCAACCGCCCATTGCTCCAGACAGCGGCCTCCGTGGGGCTGCTGAGTCGCCGGGAGCTTACCGAACGGTTTAGTGCGCCCACGCTGGTGCCCGCCCTGAACACCCTGCCCGGCGTGCGGGCCGACGAGCGGTCGCCGGGCAGCTACCGGCTCTCTATCCGGGGGAGTCTGATCCGGTCGCCGTTTGGGGTGCGCAACGTGAAAGTGTACTGGAACGATCTGCCCCTAACCGACGCGGGTGGCAATACCCCTCTCAACGCACTCGATGTGCGGGCGTTGGGGGGAGCCGAAGTGCTCAAAGGTCCGGCGGGCAGTTTGTACGGGGCCAATACCGGCGGAGCGGTGCTGTTTTCGGGGCAGGCCACCCCGCCCGGTGTATCGAGCGTGGAGGTCAATGGATTGGCGGGCTCGTATGGGCTTGGTGGAGGGGGTGTAGCGATTGCCTCAGGCCGCGAAAACGCGTCGCTCAACCTCAGCTATCAGAACTTGGGGGCCACGGGCTACCGGACGCATTCGGCGCTCCGGCGCGACAATGTGCAGCTGACCGGTCAGTTTCGGGTGAGCGAGCGCCGGACCGTATCGGTGCTGGGCCTTTTCTCTGACCTTAACTACCAGACACCGGGCGGGCTTACCGAGGCTCAGTACCGGCTCGACCCGCGACAGGCTCGCCCGGCTACTCGCGCTACGCCCGGCAGCGCCGAGCAGCAGGCGGCTATTTACCAGAAATTAGGCTACCTCGGTTTGTCGCAGACCTACCGCTTCAGCGAACGCTGGCAAAACACCACCGCGCTGTATGCCACCGTCACGGATTTCAGGAACCCGTTTATCACCAATTACGAACGACGAGCCGATCAGGGGCTGGGTGGCCGTACCGTAACTCGTTGGCAGGCGGTCCAAAAGGGCGTCCCGACGGTGATTACGTTCGGGGCTGAGCTTGGGCATAATTTCACCATTTCCCGAAATTACGGCAACCGGCGCGGGCAAATCGACACCCTCCAAACCGACGACGAGCTGAAGGCCCTTCAGTGGCTCGGTTTTGCGCAGATCGAAAGCTCGTTGCCGGCTGGTTTTTTGCTCACGGCGGGAATCAGCCGCAATGAGGTGCGCTACCAATTCACACGCTTTTCGAACAGCCCGGCCAATGAGCAACGTCGGGCATTCGACCCGGTATGGCTGCCCCGCGTGGCCCTGCTCAAGCAACTGACCGATGCTATTTCGGCGTTTGGCAGCATCAGCACGGGGTATTCGGCCCCCACGTTACAGGAAATCCGGCCGTCGGATCTGGTGTTCAACCCACGCCTGGCACCGGAGCGCGGCACGAGCTACGAGCTGGGCCTGCGCGGCTCTGCACTGGCCGGGCGGCTTCAATTCGATCTGGCTGCGTACCAGTTTGCCCTGCGCGAAACCATTGTTCGGCGCACGACCGATGCCGGGGCCGAGACCTTCACCAACGCGGGCCGTACCGAGCAGCGGGGCCTCGAAGCCCTGCTCAGTTATCAGATTCTGAAACAAAGCAGCCCCGGCAATCCGGTATCGCTACGAGCCTGGAACGCCCTTACGCTTACCAACTACCGCTACCGCGATTATCGGCAGGGTACCGCCGACGTATCGGGCAAGCGGGTACCGGGCGTAGCTCCCACCACCAATGTGTCGGGCCTGGACCTGAACACCCGCTTTGGGTTGTATGCCTTCCTGACGTACCAGTTCCTGAACCCGTTTGCGCTCAACGACGCCAATACGGCCACCGCCGACCCCACCCGGATTGCCACGGCAACGGTTGGGTTTCGGCGCACGCTCGGGCCGGTGACGTTTGACCTGTTTGCTACCGGCGACAACCTGCTCGATCAGCAATACAGCCTGGGGTACGATTTGAACGCCTTTGGCAACCGGTTCTACAACGCATCGGCCCGGCGCAACTTTGTGGGTGGGGTTCGGGCTTCGGTGCGGTGGTAA
- a CDS encoding Nramp family divalent metal transporter: MPKSLSFRAGLGSVLFWSVISAAFIGPGTVTTCSMAGSQYGFSLLWALTFSTLGTILLQEAAARITIASGRSLGEIISDTYGLRSKALPLFLFGAVSLGCAAYQAGNILGAVAGLALLTHLPAWVLTIAVGVVSTALLWAGSTGGIAKFLGMVVGLMGIAFAYVAAQAVTDTPALLTSLVVPTLPDGSLVLVIGLIGTTIVPYNLFLGSGIGDGQQLAEMRWGIGLAVAIGGGISMAILLAGTLVTGSFSFENVAQTLSSRMGSWAGSFFAFGLFAAGFTSALTAPLAAAVTAKSLLGWPETSTAYRAVWLVVMGVGLVFGLLGVKPVPVIVLAQAANGLLLPIVAIFLLLAVNNRKLLPAEYRNSVWQNLAMGLVVAITAFLGLRNLWLVFA; the protein is encoded by the coding sequence ATGCCCAAATCTTTATCCTTTCGCGCCGGCTTAGGCAGTGTTCTGTTCTGGTCGGTTATTTCGGCGGCTTTTATTGGCCCCGGTACCGTCACCACCTGTTCGATGGCGGGGTCGCAGTACGGATTCTCGCTGCTCTGGGCGCTCACGTTCAGCACGCTCGGCACTATTTTATTGCAGGAGGCAGCCGCCCGCATCACCATTGCTTCGGGCCGCAGCTTAGGCGAAATCATCTCAGACACGTACGGTCTTCGGTCGAAAGCCCTTCCCCTGTTTCTGTTCGGGGCTGTGTCTCTTGGGTGCGCAGCGTATCAGGCGGGCAATATTCTGGGTGCCGTAGCCGGACTGGCGTTGCTCACTCACCTACCCGCCTGGGTGCTTACCATAGCCGTGGGCGTGGTAAGTACGGCCTTGCTTTGGGCTGGCTCAACAGGCGGTATTGCCAAGTTTCTGGGCATGGTGGTGGGGCTCATGGGTATCGCCTTTGCCTACGTGGCTGCCCAGGCCGTGACCGATACGCCCGCTCTGCTCACCTCGCTGGTGGTGCCGACCCTGCCCGACGGGTCGCTGGTGCTCGTGATTGGCCTGATTGGCACCACCATTGTGCCCTACAACCTCTTTCTGGGATCTGGCATTGGTGATGGGCAACAACTGGCCGAAATGCGCTGGGGTATCGGGCTGGCCGTGGCCATTGGGGGCGGAATATCAATGGCAATTTTGCTGGCCGGCACGCTCGTTACGGGCAGTTTCTCGTTCGAAAACGTCGCCCAAACCCTGAGCAGCCGCATGGGGAGCTGGGCAGGAAGTTTCTTCGCGTTTGGCCTGTTTGCAGCCGGGTTCACATCGGCACTCACGGCTCCACTGGCGGCTGCCGTTACCGCTAAAAGCCTGCTGGGCTGGCCCGAAACCTCAACGGCCTACCGCGCTGTTTGGCTCGTTGTGATGGGCGTCGGGCTGGTGTTTGGTCTGTTGGGGGTGAAACCCGTGCCGGTTATTGTGCTGGCGCAGGCAGCCAACGGATTACTGCTCCCCATTGTCGCGATCTTTCTGCTGCTGGCCGTTAACAACCGTAAGTTGCTACCCGCCGAATACCGCAACTCCGTTTGGCAAAACCTAGCCATGGGGCTGGTGGTAGCAATCACCGCCTTTCTGGGCCTACGCAACCTGTGGCTCGTTTTTGCCTAA